A part of Candidatus Manganitrophaceae bacterium genomic DNA contains:
- a CDS encoding cyclic nucleotide-binding domain-containing protein, giving the protein MAVQNESRDALSEALHLSIKKSQWSEAVDILKKLIRLEPKNTMYLLRVGDYSAKIGAKKEAVAAYLNAGQTFSKNGFLLKAVAAYKMALGVEPNHREAHQRLQALHAETRGRTDPKMILDGAASPGAAPTPPAASPQSSTFESGPVTPLEIEPTSFDPVAPASSEPADLRDPGRLQPHSFETGPASDGPVSDPVSPVSSSRLGSDVIPLFANLTAEEFSQVIEKTTARSYPPGALIVREGEKGDSIYIVVKGRVKVVTRIAGQETALGVLNENDFFGEVAFLTGRPRTADVIALLETDLLELSGEALKALLVRFPHIREVLERLYLKRMQMTLDVVKGSQGTL; this is encoded by the coding sequence ATGGCCGTTCAAAACGAATCGCGAGACGCCTTGAGCGAGGCGCTTCATCTGAGTATCAAGAAGAGCCAGTGGTCCGAGGCGGTCGATATCCTCAAAAAGCTGATCCGACTGGAGCCGAAGAACACAATGTATCTTCTTCGGGTCGGGGATTATTCCGCCAAGATCGGCGCCAAGAAAGAGGCCGTCGCCGCCTATCTGAATGCCGGCCAGACCTTTTCAAAAAACGGATTCCTGCTCAAAGCGGTTGCCGCTTACAAGATGGCGCTCGGCGTGGAGCCGAATCATCGCGAAGCACACCAGCGGCTCCAAGCGCTGCATGCCGAGACGCGGGGACGCACCGATCCGAAAATGATTCTCGACGGCGCCGCCTCTCCGGGCGCCGCACCCACGCCGCCGGCGGCTTCCCCGCAATCAAGCACATTCGAATCAGGCCCTGTGACCCCGTTGGAAATCGAGCCGACCTCGTTCGATCCGGTCGCGCCCGCTTCCTCGGAGCCGGCCGATCTTCGCGACCCCGGCCGGTTGCAGCCCCATTCCTTTGAGACCGGTCCCGCTTCTGACGGCCCGGTATCCGATCCGGTTAGTCCGGTCTCTTCGTCGCGGCTCGGCAGCGATGTCATCCCGCTTTTCGCCAATCTCACCGCAGAGGAGTTTTCTCAGGTCATCGAGAAGACGACGGCGAGGAGCTATCCGCCCGGCGCGTTGATCGTCCGTGAAGGGGAGAAGGGGGATTCGATTTACATCGTCGTGAAGGGCCGTGTGAAAGTGGTGACCCGGATCGCCGGTCAAGAGACGGCGCTGGGGGTGCTCAACGAGAATGACTTCTTCGGCGAGGTCGCCTTTTTAACCGGCCGGCCCCGAACGGCCGACGTCATCGCTTTGCTTGAGACCGATCTCCTGGAGCTGTCGGGAGAAGCATTAAAGGCGTTGCTGGTCCGTTTTCCGCATATCCGGGAGGTGTTGGAGCGGCTTTATTTAAAGCGGATGCAGATGACCCTCGACGTGGTGAAGGGGAGCCAAGGGACCTTGTAA